In Candidatus Hydrogenedens sp., the genomic window ACTGCTGGAAACAATGCCAGTTGTAAGAATTTTTTCACAAGGAACATTGTTCTTAATGCATTCCTCTTCACAAACATTAAGATATTGCATTCCACGTTCTTCTAATAGTGTTCGTATCTGATTTTGGTAGTTTGTCCATGGAGTCATGCCTAATACAGTTCCGACATCGCGAAATAAAGGACCCTCTAACAATTTAATATCAACTACATGTATAAGAATAATCGTTCCGTTTTGTTTTTTTGCCCAATTTAATGCATATTTAAACCCTTTCTGGGCTTGTTCACTACCATCTATGGGCACTAATATTCGCTGGAACATTGTTATGATTTATTTCTCCTAATGAATTCACCAAAATTTTTTAGGATGTTAAGTCCGAATTGCTGACTTTTTTCGGGATGGAACTGGACGCCCAAGACTGCTTTGTCTCCAACCATGCATGGAAATGTAATACCGTATTCACAGGTTGCCAGAATGATGGATTTATCCTCTGGTTTGGGGTAGTAGCTATGAACAAAATAGGCATACCCACCTGAATTGTTAGGTAGTAGGGGATTGGTTTTGTCCTTTACGGGTTGGACAAAATTCCATCCCATGTGTGGAACTTTCAGTCCAGTAGTCTCAGTGGGAGGGAAACGAACTACACCTCCTTTAAAGATACCTAAACCTTCTGAGCCTCCACCTTCTTCACCATATTCGAAAAGTAATTGTAAGCCTATACAAATACCGAGAAGAGGTTTCCCAGTTTGAACGAATTCTTTAACTGGTTCAACGAAGCCTTTACGTTTTAAGCCCTCATAACAATCGCGAAACGCACCGACGCCTGGTAATACAGCCGCATCAGCTTTTATTAAGTCAGATGGGTTTTCAGAAATTATTGCATCTAACCCAACTTTTTCAAGTGCTTTTTGAGCACTTCTTAAATTTCCCATTCCATAATCGATAATAAGAATCATGAGTCAATGATACCCTTTGTCGAGGAACCATATTTAATGTAATTTGGGTTTTCTTGAATGGCGTTTAAGAATGCCTTTGCGAAGGCTTTGAAGATAGCCTCAATGCAATGGTGTGTATTTTTTCCATATCGCAATAGTATATGAAGAGTTATTTTAAAATGGTTTGTGAAAGCCTTGAAGAACTCTTCTGTAAGTTCAATATCGAAGTTACCCAGTTTTACATGTGGAAGTTCAGCGGAAAAATAAAGGTATGGTCTTCCGCTTAGGTCTATCACAACTTCTGATAATGCTTCATCCATTGGGATGACTGCATGCCCAAAACGATTCCTTTTCTCCAAATCAGTAAAAAGTTGAGCACATGCTTTTCCGAGACAGATGCCAACATCTTCTACGGTATGGTGTGCATCGACATTTAAATCTCCCGTTGCTTTTAATTTTATATCGATACCAGCATGTCTTGAAAATAGTGATAGCATATGGTCTAAAAAACCAACACCTGTATTTATTTCAGATATTCCTGTTCCAGGGTAGCCAAGAATTAAATCAATTTCTGTTTCTTTTGATTTTCGATGGACTTTTGTTTCTGACATGATGATGTCCTTTTTTTATTATTAAAAAAATGATACGGTTTATCTACCATGATGTAATCGTTCAGCGAGGAATGGGTGTAGGCTGGCTTCCAATACCTGTTGGGCAGTAACTTCAATATTGTATTCAATTCGGATTTGACGATAGGTAATGGTTTCTGTATCTAAAATTCCAAAAGAAGCACGTGCATCCCCATCTCGTGGTTGTCCAACAGAACCTGGATTTATAAAATATGTTTTTCCATCTTTTAGTTTGAATGTGCCATCTTCGTCAATACTATATGTTCCTTCTGAGGAAATAACACTGGGAATATGAGTATGCCCATAAAAACACAAAGTTACATTTTGTTCTTCGAAAAAATATAAAAATGGAGGGACATCTTCCCATGTGAAGATGTAAGTATTATGATTTTTGGGGGCACCATGAACTGCGGCAAAATCTCCAAAATTTAATGTGTCTGGTAATCGTTGTAGCCATTCGCGATTTTCTTCAGTTAGTTCCCTTCGAGTCCATAAAATTGCAGGTAGAGCAACCGCATTAAAACCCCAAGGTTCTTCTAACTCACATGCGACAGCATCATGGTTGCCAAGGATGGTTGGTATATCTCTTTCTTTGAGAATGTTAATACATTCATTTGGAGATGCGTTGTATCCAACAACATCTCCTAAGCATACAATCCGTTCTATTTTCTCTTTATCAATAGCATCTAATACTGTTTTTAATGCTTCAGCATTAGCATGAATATCGGAAATTATTGCGTATAACAATGATACACTCCACGTTACAGAATAATCTTAACAATTTTATTTGTATAAATCTGGCCAATGTTATTATTTCTTAATATTTTGCAAAAAAACGGGTATAACTTTCAACAATGAGACTTATTGGAACTTTTTGTTTTTTGTAGTGTTTATTATTATGAAGTATCGAAGAATGAAAAGTAAAACTTAAACAGAAGGAGTTTATGTTATGAGCAAAAGAACAACATTATTAATCACTACTGGGATATGCCTTTTATTTGTTGTGGGTTGGGCTATGGCTCAGCCTCCAGCTAACCCTCCACAAGAACCTGCTCCACAGTCTGCTGGAAATGTGCAGAATCCACCACCTCCTCCATCTCCGCCACTACCGCCTGGACCACCTCCGAAACCGGAGAATGTTTTTAAGCAGGCGGACAAGGATGGGGATGGAAATCTAAGTTTAGAAGAGTTTAAAAATTTACATTTAAATCGTAGACCAGGAGCCAAACCCCTACCTCCGAATAAGATGGGTCCTCCTAACAATCAACAAAAAGGCAAAAAAGGTGGTGGACCCCCTGCTAACGCAGGACAATGTATGGCAGGACAACCTATGCAGGGTGCAGGAAATCCTCCAGGGAAAGGAGCTGGTAAAATGCAGAAAGGGCAGGCTCCTGGTGAAGGGTTACGTATTAAGGCTGAAGAAATATTTAAGGGAGCAGATAAAAATGGTGATGGAAAACTTACTCTTGATGAATTCAAAACTATAAGACCCCCACGTCCACCTCAACCTCCTGCTCCTGGGCAAGGAGGACCAAAGGGAAAACCCTCTGCTGAAGGCCCGAGACCTGGTGGACCGTGGACCCTTGATGCTATGAAAGAGGCGGATAAGGATGGAGATAAGAAGGTCACTTTAGATGAACTAAAAGCAGTTAGACCACGTATGAATGAAGAGCGATTTAAGTTAATGGATGCGAATAGCGATGGTTTCTTGACAGAAGAGGATATAAAAGCATGGCCACAGGTAATGCAGAATAAATTTAAGGAATTTGATACAGATAAGGATGGAAAATTATCTCGGGATGAAATCAAGAAGATGTTTCCAAATATGAGTGATGAAGCATTTAAACGTAAAGATTTAAATCAGGATGGTTATTTGTCGCTTGATGAATTAAAACTACGTCCACAGAAAAATTAGGAACCTGATTGACCCGATATTTTAAGCTCCTTTGGGGATATTGCAAAATATCCCCATTATTTATTTTTAGGTGTGTTAGTAATGGGTGAGAATTGTTCAATATAAATACAAAGGAGTCCAACGCTAACCACACTTAGGAAATTGGCACCATGAGCTAATATAGCGATAGCCCTTGCAATGTTAATATCGATATTAGGGACTGTTAGAAATAGCCCACCCATAACACCGACATGAAATTGTCCAATAAAGCCTGGTGCTCCTGGAACACTAATTAAGAATGAAATTAAAGCGATACTTACAGGAGGAGTATACCATGGATATTGAACATTAAATGCTTTGAATAGAAAAATGTAGGATAACCAAAAACATCCCCATGTGAGACATGAAAAGAAGACAGCCCCGATAATCGCTTTAGTATCTTTTATCATGCTTATGGCTTCTCGTATATTTTTAACTAAATGGGTTAAAAAAAGGATAAGCCGTTCACCTAATATCTTTTCAGCAATTTTTATGTGTTGTAGAAATCGGTTGGAATATAGATAAAAGAATATACATAGTCCAAATATTAGACCAATGATAGTTAATGTGATGATGGCAGCTTTTTGGATTAGATTGGCAGGTAAAGTGATGTTAAAAATTTCGGGTGGTAATGTAATGTCCTGTTTTGGATGGAAACCGATAAGGGCAAAGATTAAGATGACAAGCAAACCAAGCAAATCTGTGGTGCGGTCTAATGCGACATACGTTAGACTTTTTGACAACGGGATTTGTGTAAACTTAGTTAGTGCTCCAGCACGAACTGCTTCACCGATTCTTCCTGGGAGTAAAAAATTTGCCAGAAATCCTATTTGTGTTGATGTAAACAAGTGTCTGAAAGAAGCCTGGTCATTGCTGTTTACTATAAAATGCCAACGAATAACCCGTGTCACAAAAGAAATCAGGATTGTACCGATACATAATAGAAAAAGCCATAGATTGCATGTTTTGATAGCATTCCATAGCTCTGTAAAATTTGTTGTTCTGAATACAATCCAGAGCAGAAAAATTCCTATTGCTGTTGCTACAAGAAAACGAATGATTTTACGCATATTTGAAGTGTATTTGTTAGTTTGATTTGTAGAAAGTATACAGGATTAAGGGTTGTTGATTATAATTTGAATCGTTTTAGTTCTTCTACTAAAGTAGACGTCACCTGATTTTCTAAATCTTTTAGGTCACCATCATTTGTGATAATCCAATTTGCTATTTTTCTTTTGCTTTCTGGGTCTTTTTGGGCTTTGATACGTTTAAGTGCATCGTCATACGTTAATTGTCTATTTTTCATGAGACGCTGTATTCTGACTTCCTCTGATGAGGTTACTAATATAAGTCCATTTAACCAAGGAGGTAATGTTTCATCATCTTCTCCGATGAGTGCGGATTCAATAATAACGATATTAAAGCCCTCATTTTTTGCTTGTTGTATCATTTCTGCTATTTTAGTGATCACATGTGGGTGAATAATTTTATTAATTTCTCTCCTTTTCTCTGGGTCTGAAAAAACAAAATCCCCAAGTTTATTACGGTCTATTTCTCCATTGGTAAGAATATCGCCCCCAAATTTTTCTACAAGGGTATTTTTTATATTTTTGTCTAATAATATTGTATGTGCGATATTATCTGAGTTAACAATATAGAAGTTGTGTTTTTTGAGGATACTTGCAACTTCGGATTTTCCACTTGCAATACCACCTGTAAGTCCTATAATTAGCATGATTTTCTCTTTTATATTTAAATATGATGTTCGTTAATCATTTTGATATAGAATGATTATAAAAAAATGATGTGTTTTATGTATAGGTAGATAGTATAATAAATTATGATGATTTGGAAAGAAATAACATGATAAATCTATCTGCACCTTTTTCTTATGAAGCAATACCTCTTATTAAGGCTATTGAGAATCATCCTTCAATTCACTTTGAATGGGGTGAATGGCAAGAAGTAAAGCGAGATTTTAAAGAAAATAAAGTTGATGGGATACTATGTCCGCCTTTAGAAGTGTTGGAATTCCCTGGAAGTTTTGTAATACCAGGAGTTGGTATTGCTTCCTGTGGAAAAATACCATCTCCTTTTTTATGTTCTTCATATTCTATTGATAGTTTAAGGAAAATAGTTGTGAGTAGTAAGTTTGATTATTGGAAAAAATGGTTAGAAATTATATTTAAGATTATGACTAAATCGCCTATAGATGTTTTTTCATATGATAAATATCCTTATGAAGATGATGTGGGTTACTTGCTTGATGTATTGGAATTTAATAATGAGAACGTAAGATTTCAGAATAGATACAATTTGGGAAGTTTGTGGAAGAAGATTACTTCATATCCTTTTGTTTGCTGGGTATGGTTATGTCATGGAAACTCAAATTATAAACAAATACGTAGTGTGCTTGGCTA contains:
- the hisH gene encoding imidazole glycerol phosphate synthase subunit HisH — protein: MILIIDYGMGNLRSAQKALEKVGLDAIISENPSDLIKADAAVLPGVGAFRDCYEGLKRKGFVEPVKEFVQTGKPLLGICIGLQLLFEYGEEGGGSEGLGIFKGGVVRFPPTETTGLKVPHMGWNFVQPVKDKTNPLLPNNSGGYAYFVHSYYPKPEDKSIILATCEYGITFPCMVGDKAVLGVQFHPEKSQQFGLNILKNFGEFIRRNKS
- the hisB gene encoding imidazoleglycerol-phosphate dehydratase HisB, which codes for MSETKVHRKSKETEIDLILGYPGTGISEINTGVGFLDHMLSLFSRHAGIDIKLKATGDLNVDAHHTVEDVGICLGKACAQLFTDLEKRNRFGHAVIPMDEALSEVVIDLSGRPYLYFSAELPHVKLGNFDIELTEEFFKAFTNHFKITLHILLRYGKNTHHCIEAIFKAFAKAFLNAIQENPNYIKYGSSTKGIIDS
- a CDS encoding metallophosphoesterase family protein, with protein sequence MLYAIISDIHANAEALKTVLDAIDKEKIERIVCLGDVVGYNASPNECINILKERDIPTILGNHDAVACELEEPWGFNAVALPAILWTRRELTEENREWLQRLPDTLNFGDFAAVHGAPKNHNTYIFTWEDVPPFLYFFEEQNVTLCFYGHTHIPSVISSEGTYSIDEDGTFKLKDGKTYFINPGSVGQPRDGDARASFGILDTETITYRQIRIEYNIEVTAQQVLEASLHPFLAERLHHGR
- a CDS encoding EF-hand domain-containing protein, with protein sequence MSKRTTLLITTGICLLFVVGWAMAQPPANPPQEPAPQSAGNVQNPPPPPSPPLPPGPPPKPENVFKQADKDGDGNLSLEEFKNLHLNRRPGAKPLPPNKMGPPNNQQKGKKGGGPPANAGQCMAGQPMQGAGNPPGKGAGKMQKGQAPGEGLRIKAEEIFKGADKNGDGKLTLDEFKTIRPPRPPQPPAPGQGGPKGKPSAEGPRPGGPWTLDAMKEADKDGDKKVTLDELKAVRPRMNEERFKLMDANSDGFLTEEDIKAWPQVMQNKFKEFDTDKDGKLSRDEIKKMFPNMSDEAFKRKDLNQDGYLSLDELKLRPQKN
- a CDS encoding lysylphosphatidylglycerol synthase transmembrane domain-containing protein is translated as MRKIIRFLVATAIGIFLLWIVFRTTNFTELWNAIKTCNLWLFLLCIGTILISFVTRVIRWHFIVNSNDQASFRHLFTSTQIGFLANFLLPGRIGEAVRAGALTKFTQIPLSKSLTYVALDRTTDLLGLLVILIFALIGFHPKQDITLPPEIFNITLPANLIQKAAIITLTIIGLIFGLCIFFYLYSNRFLQHIKIAEKILGERLILFLTHLVKNIREAISMIKDTKAIIGAVFFSCLTWGCFWLSYIFLFKAFNVQYPWYTPPVSIALISFLISVPGAPGFIGQFHVGVMGGLFLTVPNIDINIARAIAILAHGANFLSVVSVGLLCIYIEQFSPITNTPKNK
- the coaE gene encoding dephospho-CoA kinase (Dephospho-CoA kinase (CoaE) performs the final step in coenzyme A biosynthesis.); the protein is MLIIGLTGGIASGKSEVASILKKHNFYIVNSDNIAHTILLDKNIKNTLVEKFGGDILTNGEIDRNKLGDFVFSDPEKRREINKIIHPHVITKIAEMIQQAKNEGFNIVIIESALIGEDDETLPPWLNGLILVTSSEEVRIQRLMKNRQLTYDDALKRIKAQKDPESKRKIANWIITNDGDLKDLENQVTSTLVEELKRFKL